The window AGACACTTCTGAGTTTCCTGGTTCAAGCACTGAATTAGCGGTCATCTTTCCCAGATTCCTTAGTAATGCTGTGAGAGGCATTTCTTGTAACAAAGCCTTCCATACCTATTGCAATAAAATaggtagaaataaaaggaattaagGGGAAATGAATACATGTACAGACATATCAATTAATAatagtctttaaggttttcttttgGGGGTTCGGACccctttctaaataaaaatttgtgTGGGTTGGTCAAAGGCTCATGGAACCTGCTCTTTATTAGAGTAATAAAGTTAAGTACATTATATTTTGTGAAGGAACTGTatataagaattttatttatttaattagtgAGGTAAACTAACCAATACATTTTCTGGAATGGAACTAATACTTAAAAATTGCCAACTACATCTGGGGCATTGTGCCCAggtgttttaaataaatgttaattttaagatatatttaaagtttttagggaattccctggcggtccaggggttagcacttggcactttcactgctgggggcctaggttcaattcctggtccccggtcaaggaactaagatccgacAAACCATACagtatggcaaaaaaaattttaagtattaatatatgttaaaaGCATTAGCAAAGTTTATCCTTTTACTACACAGCCTAAGTTCCTCATGTTTACTCATATGCTGGAATGTATTATAACTTTCTTACCTCTTTAGACTTTAAGTGATTTGTTAGGAGATGTTCCCTAACCAGTCTGTGCTCTTCTATCAGATGAATGACTTCCAGTTCATCTTTTGTGCGCTTCACTTTCTCTACAGCCTCGAGatactttaataatttttcagCCTCCACAGAAAGTGctttttctttatacatttcaTGGACCTCTTTCCAGCCCTTTGTAATATATTTGGTGACAATAGCAAGTCCTTcaacaaaagaaagaattaaaacgGCAGGTAGGATTAGCAGGTAAAAAACTGGACGTGTTACTGAGAACACCATATGTGAATGGCACATCTAGATACATAGGAGTTTAAACCAGGATGCTACTTCCCATAATATGACAAACACACTTAAGCAAATGGAGTCAACTAATTTTTGCCTATCCCATGAGACTCTGGAGGTAAAACTCCAACCTAAGGTGTTTTGAAGTCTAATGACTCCAAAGTCATTTTATTACAGAGCTTTTTTTTGGGAAGCAATAGCATTAGAACCTTTAGTACACAGTAACTATCTCAGGTCCACAATCTCAATTCACAAATGTATAGATCTACCTCAGTTAATCTCATATTCACTTGCCCCTTTACCTGCTAAATAAACATGCATTTGTAAATTACAGAGATAAGTGAAGTGGACAGGTAGGTAGGTATCTTgtaatttttaatagctgagaaaGTATTACAGGCCTAAATAATGTGTCCATTTGTTCTATAATTCCTTTCAATAGTTGAAAAAGCTTTGGGTTGGGGGAGTGAGGAAATCTGGATTCTAGCCTATATGCATGTGTGATTATCTGAGGCCTTAGTTTCCACTTCTGTAAAACAGTGGGGGGACATAATTATCAAATTTCAAGGTCTATGGGGGGAAGgtaggtaaaataaataaaagaggtcATTGATATAATAGTGGTCATGACTGGAGAATTAAACAGAATATACCTGACAGATATTTTAGtgaaataattggaaaaaaaaaaatttggcttgGTGCTGCTACAGGAATGTATTTTCAATATAAGGTACAATATGGATTTTTATATAACACTggcaaataattcattttttccccctaaaatataGTTCAGGCCAACTAAAATACACCTCTAAGACAGACTGAGCCTATGTGCTATTTCTGAACTCTAAATAATCTGACTAAAAGTTAATATTCACATGCAGGAACTTCTAAAGAATTGTGACTCTGCTGTCTTACACATCTTAATGTGAATCTGGAATTCCTGACAGTCCAGTCGTTGGGACtatgtgctttcactgcagggggtatgGATTCAATTCCTCatgggggaaccaagatcccacaagctacatggtacccaaataaataaatacaacaaggatgtaatttctaataaaaaatcaaaatatacatgtgtttatgtatataaatatttacagtaaTTTATTGCttaaatttcatttgaaaaagttcatttgtagtTTTAGAAAAAAGTGGTGAAACAGGAACTACTGAGGAGATTTCATGTATGAAGACATCACCACACAAGATGTGTAGGAAGGAGGAGAAGCACCAACACTGCCCTTTACTTGTGTCAGAAACTGTGTTTAAGTATTCTGATACACACTATCACTGTTAGTCACAATGATTTCAAGGGCTATTCCCTTTCTACctttttttaatagatgaagaTATAGAAACTCAGACAGGTTCAGTTACTTGGTTTATGGACACACAGTAATAAGTAGAACTGAAATCTGAACTCTGAGGGGCTGTCATTTCAAGTTCCACCTCTGCTGTAAGAAAAAATGTCAACTTTGGACATGTTCATTTTGTGACTGTTCACATTCAAAATTAATCctgtgcaaaagtttttcttATTTCCCTTCTAAGGACTAAAGAGTCATTGTAGATCCAAATAACTTCTCAAAAGTCTCTTctaatagacacagaaaaactgCCCCAAGTTACCATGACCCCTGGATGACTGCTTGAAGACAGTCTGTTAAGTTCAGCACTATTTCAGGTAGCCTTTAGGTTCAATGGAATGTATGTCCAAGgaagtgcttagttgctcagttgtgtccgactctctggactgtagcccaccaggctcctctgtccatgggattttccaggctagaatactggagcgggttgccattccctactccagggcatcttcccgacccagggatcgaacctgcatctcctgcactggctggtggattctttaccattaagccacctaggaagccccaagaTTTAGAATATCAACCTGCAAATCTGTCATTTGATTCTTAATCATTAATGTGTAGGTGTTTAATTCCAGGTTGGCATTAAACATGAATTAGTCAATCAGTGTCTTGAGACTAAAAGACTATTTCTAGAAAATATTACACAATTGTCTGATGGCAAATAAAAATTTGCCATTTACTGGATATCTGTACCTCACCTGTCGCCATGAAGATCTCATACTTACCTTCACTGGAAGGTTTAAGATGTGACAATCTTAACAGATCTTTGTGAGACCAGCCGTTTCTTTGTTTGTATTTTGTAACTGCCAGGGCGAGGGCCATGCCACCCTTTTCATTATACCAGTCTGCTACAGCTTTCCGGAGGGCAcgaccccacatgccacacttCATGCTTTCCTTCAGATCTTTCTTAAACTGGATAAAAGTAAACAGGTGTGTAGGGATGCGACAAACTTCAGGAACAGCTTTGAAGGCGGCTTGTTTGGTGCTTATGTCAGAACACTGGGAGCAAATGGCGAGGGCAAAGAGCGTGGGTTCCTGCTTTGCGGTTCTGCCTTCTTGACTAAAGGACTTTATTTCCTGTATCACTTCACATCCTCTACCATCTTCAATCAATCTGATTAAAGCTTCAGCATTCTCAAGGCCCAGCTTCTGTTCTTTGATATAATAAGTCCCACCTTCAGAACCAAAACATAAGAACCGGTGTAGCCGATTCATATCAGTGACTTGCCACACGTATCCACCTTCGGAATTAGCTATCTGCTTCTCATTCAGTGGCTGCATTTGGTTTATCGATTCCtccatttttctgtctttaggaagcctataaaaaagcaaaatgttattacaagaaaataatagaattctgtaTCACTGAAACTACCATTTAACAGAAAAACTTGTAATCACCtttaaaaatccagatgcattaacagaattatcttggaattttttgaaaaatacaaatgcccaaagtaaaagtcgctcagttgtgtccgactctttgagaccccatgggctatacaatccatggaattctccaggccggaatactggagttggtagcctatcccttctccaggggatcttcccgacccagaatcgaagcggggtctcctgcattgcaggcggattctttaccaatcgagctatgagggaagccccactatCACTATTTTCCccaggaaaaaaaaccaaaatattattACAGCTAGATAGAAATGATaagattataaaaagaaaaaccgTTTATTAATCTAGGCTTATTGAAATCTgccatgaaatattttaatttaaaaatattgtttaagtAAGTTATGGTATGACGATCAGAAGTGACAGTCAAGAAGTTGCATTTTTGATGTAGTTTGCTGCTGCAGAGTCTGAGCAGGCAGCTAGGGTGGAGTCCAGAGGAgcagagggagaggagaaggggtgggggcggggcagtaATGGTCTCTGACGCAGTGATTGCAGACAAGCTCTTCCTGTGTACCCAACATCTGTTCCTCCCTCCTCTTTTCTAACTATTATTCTCTTTCTGGTAGTAATATCCTGCAGGGGACATTCCCCAGCCCCAAGGGATGAATCTTGATTGCTCTAAACAGTGGTTCTCATAGTCTATGGGCATCAAAATTACTCCAAGTGCTAGTTTAAACATAAAATGATGGGTCCCATTCGCCCCATCCCCCCCAAGTTTCTTTCACAATTCAGAATGTCTGGCTGAGGCCTGAGTTTTGGTACCAGTTACGAGTCCCCAGGTGATGTTCTCAATCCTCTTGCCATGTGACTGGTACAGGTATTGGGCAAGTATCACAGCTCCTGCCAGTGAGACACGATAAATCTCCTGGTAATACTTTGGAGGTCTCCTTCCCTCTTAAAAAGGGGCCTGGACTCTTAAAACGGCATGGTctctaaaagaaacaaaagagctatatatagaaaactataaaacactgatgaaagaaatcaaagatgacacaaatagatggagaaatataccatgttcatggatcggaagaatcaatacagtgaaaatgagtatacccaaggcaatctatagattcaatgcaatccttatcaagctaccaatggtatttttcagagaactagaacaaataatttcacaatttgtatggaaacaccaaaaaaacctcaaatagccaaagcaatcttgagaaagaagaatggaactggaggaatcaacctacctgacttcaggctctactacaaagccacagtcatcaagacagtatggtactggcacaaagacagaaatatagatcaatggaacaaaatagaaagcccagagataaatccacgcacatatggacaccttatctttgagaaaggaggcaagaatatacaatggattaaagacaatctctttaacaagtggtgctgggaaaactggtcaaccacctgtgaaagaaagaaactacaaaatgttctaacaccaaacacaaaaattaactcaaaatggattaaagatctaaatgtaagaccagaaactataaactcctagaggaaagcatagacaaaacactctctgacataaaccacagcaaggtcctctatgacccacctcccagagtaatggaaataaaagcaaaaataaacaaatgggacctaattaaacttaaaagctttcgcacaacaaagaaaactataagtcagccttcagaatgggagaaaataatgccaaatgaagcaactgacaaaagattaatctctaaaatatacaagcagctcatgcagctcaataccaggaaaataaacaacccaatcaaaaaatgggccaaagaactaaacagacatttctccaaagaagacatacagatggctaacaaacacatgaaaagatgctcaacatcactcattatcagagaaatgcaaatcaaaaccacatctcatgccagtcagaatggttgctatcaaagtctacaaacaataaatgctggagagggtgtggagaaaaggaaaccttcttacactgttggtggtaatgcaaattagtgcagccaccatggagaacaatgtggagactcctttaaaaactggaaacagaactgccatacgacccagcaatcccattgctgggcatatacactgaggaaaccagaattgaaagagagacgtgtaccccaatgttcatcatagcactgtttacaatagccaggacatggaagcaacctagatgtccatcagcagacgaatggataagaaaattgtggtacacacacacaatggaatattcagttcagttcagttgctcagtcgtgtccgactctttgcaactccataaattgcagcacgccaggcctccctgtccatcaccaactccaggagttcactcaaactcttgtctatcgagtcagtgatgccatccagccatctcatcctctgtcgtccccccttctcctcctgccctcaatccctcccagcatcagagtcttttccaatgagtcagctcttctcatgaggtggccaaagtactggagtttcagctttagcatcattccttctaaagaaatcccagggctgatctccttcagaatggactggttggatctccttgcagtccaggggactctcaaagagtcttctccaacaccacagttcaaaagcatcaattcttcggtgctcagccttcttcacagtccaactctcacatccatacatgaccacaggaaaaaccatagccttgactagacggacctctgttggcaaagtactgtctctgcttttgaatatgctatctaggttggacataactttccttcc is drawn from Bubalus kerabau isolate K-KA32 ecotype Philippines breed swamp buffalo chromosome 5, PCC_UOA_SB_1v2, whole genome shotgun sequence and contains these coding sequences:
- the RO60 gene encoding RNA-binding protein RO60: MEESINQMQPLNEKQIANSEGGYVWQVTDMNRLHRFLCFGSEGGTYYIKEQKLGLENAEALIRLIEDGRGCEVIQEIKSFSQEGRTAKQEPTLFALAICSQCSDISTKQAAFKAVPEVCRIPTHLFTFIQFKKDLKESMKCGMWGRALRKAVADWYNEKGGMALALAVTKYKQRNGWSHKDLLRLSHLKPSSEGLAIVTKYITKGWKEVHEMYKEKALSVEAEKLLKYLEAVEKVKRTKDELEVIHLIEEHRLVREHLLTNHLKSKEVWKALLQEMPLTALLRNLGKMTANSVLEPGNSEVSLVCEKLCNEKLLKKARIHPFHVLIALETYKTGHGLRGKLKWRPDEEILQALDAAFYKTFKTVEPTGKRFLLAVDVSGSMDQRVLGSVLNASTVAAAMCMVVTRTEKDSSIVAFSDEMVPCPVTTDMTLQQVLLAMSQIPAGGTDCSLPMIWAQKTNTAADVFIVFTDNETFAGSVHPAIALREYRKNMDIPAKLIVCGMTSNGFTIADPDDRGMLDMCGFDTGALDVIRSFTLDMI